The proteins below come from a single Esox lucius isolate fEsoLuc1 chromosome 7, fEsoLuc1.pri, whole genome shotgun sequence genomic window:
- the mis12 gene encoding protein MIS12 homolog isoform X1, which produces MALNSAGEEAQSLSSLGLYEAQFFGFTPKTCMWRVHSAFQDCLNELLLIIEEVFVRKLSTTEPSGEQLRSTARQCTQKLQIFLQERFKSLSGRMETFLVNKVFSVPSNVLLPEDQPHEKYPQGLEEVLKLESSLTDLQQAYQTELCARQALLAELDEQRDVREQLDGILKWIEELQAMWMQEGMGSFNSSFHGMIQSVRKLQTVIGEISK; this is translated from the coding sequence AGGCACAGTCCCTATCTTCCCTCGGGCTGTACGAGGCACAATTCTTTGGTTTCACTCCTAAGACTTGCATGTGGAGGGTACACAGCGCCTTCCAGGACTGCCTGAATGAACTATTGCTTATTATAGAAGAAGTGTTTGTAAGAAAGCTAAGCACCACTGAGCCCAGTGGAGAGCAACTACGTTCAACTGCAAGACAATGCACCCAAAAGTTACAGATTTTTCTTCAGGAACGCTTTAAAAGTCTTTCCGGTCGCATGGAAACGTTTCTGGTCAACAAAGTCTTCTCAGTCCCCTCTAATGTGTTATTGCCTGAAGACCAGCCACACGAAAAGTACCCTCAAGGTTTAGAGGAGGTTCTTAAGCTGGAGTCTTCCTTGACAGACCTACAGCAGGCATACCAGACAGAGCTGTGTGCCAGGCAGGCCTTGCTGGCTGAACTAGATGAGCAGAGAGATGTCCGAGAGCAACTAGATGGAATCCTGAAGTGGATCGAAGAACTACAGGCTATGTGGATGCAAGAGGGAATGGGAAGCTTTAACAGCAGCTTCCATGGGATGATTCAGTCAGTCAGGAAACTGCAGACTGTTATCGGGGAGATCAGTAAGTAA
- the mis12 gene encoding protein MIS12 homolog isoform X2, with protein sequence MWRVHSAFQDCLNELLLIIEEVFVRKLSTTEPSGEQLRSTARQCTQKLQIFLQERFKSLSGRMETFLVNKVFSVPSNVLLPEDQPHEKYPQGLEEVLKLESSLTDLQQAYQTELCARQALLAELDEQRDVREQLDGILKWIEELQAMWMQEGMGSFNSSFHGMIQSVRKLQTVIGEISK encoded by the coding sequence ATGTGGAGGGTACACAGCGCCTTCCAGGACTGCCTGAATGAACTATTGCTTATTATAGAAGAAGTGTTTGTAAGAAAGCTAAGCACCACTGAGCCCAGTGGAGAGCAACTACGTTCAACTGCAAGACAATGCACCCAAAAGTTACAGATTTTTCTTCAGGAACGCTTTAAAAGTCTTTCCGGTCGCATGGAAACGTTTCTGGTCAACAAAGTCTTCTCAGTCCCCTCTAATGTGTTATTGCCTGAAGACCAGCCACACGAAAAGTACCCTCAAGGTTTAGAGGAGGTTCTTAAGCTGGAGTCTTCCTTGACAGACCTACAGCAGGCATACCAGACAGAGCTGTGTGCCAGGCAGGCCTTGCTGGCTGAACTAGATGAGCAGAGAGATGTCCGAGAGCAACTAGATGGAATCCTGAAGTGGATCGAAGAACTACAGGCTATGTGGATGCAAGAGGGAATGGGAAGCTTTAACAGCAGCTTCCATGGGATGATTCAGTCAGTCAGGAAACTGCAGACTGTTATCGGGGAGATCAGTAAGTAA
- the LOC105011086 gene encoding E3 ubiquitin-protein ligase RNF26 — MDVVNIAFCAIGKCLETCSLFLDLVVWFVNWLCRLFSDMGSSLHDLPVVLSGFTLLEYWNCALFSFLTVTEVVTSTAHGAFNVLEGWLETLGGIFESFKMVGHLSTHVAWRTKELLHRGLLSGHTLLKQTCEGFSIAFSLVLYFVNTIINILLISTQNCFSAIVGAWEAVSGPLHKALELAVTLLTFLYSCLVGTSVLLWTPCQLALEFLGSLGHVFITVFMFNIYGLLVTVIVVSLTLLYLNPEMPQRVAQQGVQFVNAIPGMLTLQRTISRLYLVAMEQAQAFQDNAAGPQAMGQVAQARQSRRVTPQPPGEGVGRPVLDLRTPGSPTDHTGTLLPTEQPGRPLVELNSTLQHLNTRWDSIDLDPDHYHHPSTTAKTTVKQQPGGEQGTQATTADTGLLSLLKEHEERKKCVICQDRVKNVLLLPCRHLCLCRHCSAILLQQPSQQHSCPLCRQAITQTMDVFL; from the coding sequence ATGGATGTAGTGAATATTGCTTTCTGCGCCATTGGGAAATGCCTGGAAACTTGTAGCCTTTTTCTGGATTTGGTCGTCTGGTTTGTGAATTGGCTGTGCCGACTTTTCTCAGATATGGGTTCCTCTCTGCATGATCTACCAGTGGTGCTGAGTGGCTTCACCTTACTAGAATACTGGAACTGtgcccttttttctttcctcactGTTACAGAGGTTGTCACCAGCACAGCACATGGAGCTTTTAATGTACTGGAAGGATGGCTGGAAACCTTAGGGGGCATTTTTGAGAGTTTTAAAATGGTGGGCCACCTCTCTACTCATGTTGCCTGGCGCACCAAAGAGTTGCTACACCGCGGACTTCTATCTGGACATACTTTACTGAAACAGACTTGTGAAGGCTTCAGCATTGCATTCAGCCTCGTTCTCTACTTTGTCAACACAATCATCAACATTCTCCTCATTAGTACTCAAAACTGCTTCTCTGCGATAGTTGGGGCGTGGGAGGCAGTGTCAGGCCCCCTGCACAAAGCCTTGGAATTAGCTGTCACACTTCTTACCTTCTTATACAGCTGCCTGGTGGGCACCTCTGTACTGCTTTGGACACCCTGCCAGCTAGCCCTGGAGTTTCTGGGCTCCCTTGGTCATGTCTTTATCACAGTGTTCATGTTCAACATTTATGGCTTGCTCGTAACAGTGATCGTTGTTTCTTTAACTTTGCTCTATCTTAATCCGGAGATGCCGCAACGTGTGGCCCAGCAAGGTGTTCAATTTGTCAATGCAATCCCAGGAATGCTAACACTACAGAGGACTATTTCTAGACTTTACCTAGTGGCCATGGAACAAGCTCAAGCTTTTCAGGACAATGCTGCTGGCCCACAGGCCATGGGCCAGGTGGCCCAAGCCAGACAGTCAAGGCGTGTTACACCACAGCCCCCTGGAGAGGGAGTGGGGCGCCCAGTTCTTGATCTAAGGACCCCAGGTAGTCCTACTGACCACACAGGTACCCTTCTTCCCACAGAGCAGCCTGGAAGACCACTAGTGGAATTAAACTCAACACTTCAACACCTTAACACTAGGTGGGATAGCATTGACCTTGACCCAGACCACTACCACCATCCATCTACAACTGCTAAGACTACAGTGAAGCAGCAGCCTGGCGGTGAGCAAGGCACTCAGGCCACCACTGCAGACACTGGCCTTCTCAGCCTGTTGAAAGAGcatgaggagaggaagaagtgTGTGATCTGTCAGGACCGGGTCAAGAATGTGTTGCTGCTGCCCTGTCGCCATCTGTGCCTGTGTCGCCACTGCTCTGCCATTTTGTTGCAGCAGCCCTCCCAGCAGCACAGTTGTCCCCTCTGCCGGCAGGCCATCACACAGACCATGGATGTGTTCCTCTGA